The sequence ACTACCCACGAAAACAGATTTAACAATAGGCGTGCAAGGTTTTGCCCCAGCAGACAGCGTAGCTACTAGTGCTAACTAGTTTTTGCACGGTCGATGAATGACTCCCTCCGCTGCCTCGTTCAGTCCCTGCCCTGTAGAAAGCACTGGTGAGCGAAGTACAGATCAGCTGACATTAACATTTTATGGTCAGTCAAAATGTAACAATACGTTAAATGAGATGTCGACTCGCTTATAATGTCAACAGCACCGTGCAGCTTGGTTACAAATGAATCGTATGTTTTTAGTGTCACGATCTGTAATCTAATCGGCTTGAAGCTATTTTTGACAATCAAGTTTCGAGTAACGCGAGTTGCTGATGTTGCCCTGTCTTGCTTGTGCCGTCAAAATACAATAGTGGCGATCGATATAGCTAGTTAAACTTGATGAGTTATGTCAGTTGTTGGACAAAAGCTGATCCGGGAGTCTATCTGCGTGACGGCATATTGGATTTATTATTAGAGCGGTACACGTTTATTCCACCCCATCCTGTCAAACAGGATAAAGTCTTAGCTTGGGAGATTCACTCGGACAGAATGCCTTTGCATTTGAGTGTTGTCAGGTTTGTTTAACAAAGGGCAAACCTTGATATATTTTTCCTATTTTACTGGTGGGGAAATGTAAAACAGTTTGTAAACTTTAGATCTACGATCAATGGGTCTGTAATTACTGCATCATCACTTTATTATGAATGATGAAGTAAACTAGTCATTTGCACTGTCTACAATATCTGTTACAGTCCAGGCGTTACAATGGAGCCATCAGGAAGCATTATGACAGCATCGCCATCAGGCAGCCACAACTTCAACTCAGCAGGTAGTGGCTGTCCACTGGAGCTGAGCGACAAGGTCAAACTTTGCCGTTTCCTTTGCTTCTGTTCAGAGGGTGACATTTATACTGCTAGAGAGGAGCACCGACTTGGCATGGAGAGCAGTGAAGCCCTGCTGACTCTGCTACAGGAAGGCCGTGGTTGTGAGGTGGTGGAGGAGATAAAGAGGTTTGCCCAGGATGAGCGAGCTGTCAGGCTCAATGCATGTCTATTTGCCCTGGCTGTTTGCTCTCAGCACTCTGAGCTGAAGACCAGACAGGCAGCGTTCAAAGCCCTAAAGGAAGTTTGCCGGATCCCCATTCACCTCTTCTCCTTCATCCAGTACAAGAAGGAACTAAAAGAGGGGATGAAATGTGGGATTTGGGGACGTGCGCTTAGGAAAGCGGTGTCCAATTGGTACAATGAGCAGGATGCCATGAGTTTGGCTGTTGCTGTGACAAAATGTAAACAGAGAGAGGGCTGGTCCCACAAGGATCTGCTCAGGCTGTCCCATGCAAGGCCAGCATATGAAAGTAAGTTAACATGGAAACACGGCTACATCAGAATCAAattcttttattgccatgtgcgtTAGTTATATGCACTATGAATTTTGCTTGGTGTTGTTGGTACAGAGGATAAAATAAAGTAACAGatctagaaaaaaaaacagcaaaaggtAAGTGTCAGTGGGGGGGCAGTTGATGTACATCAGCTTATTTCAGTAGTATGTTAATCATAGGCTTTGCAAACTTTCTGATTAACTGCTTTAGCTGTTTTATGACATAGTAGTTCCTGTATTTGTTGAATGCCTAGATGCACAAATCTATATCACTAATACCAATGTCCGATGAGAATATTACTTTGTCCTTTCAGCAATTGCATTGATCAGTAAATATGTAACAAAAGGATGGAAAGAAGTTCAGGTAGCATATGCAGATAAGGAGAACTCCGAAGAGATCATCAACCTGCTGTCGTACCTCGAAGTCGTGGAGAAGGTCAAGCATCCTTGTGATGAAACAGAGGTCATCCATTTAATAGAGGAACACAGGCTTGAGAGGGAACAACTACTGACAGACCACTTGAAGTCTAAACAAGTGAGTCTTAAAAGTTTTCAATACACATTTTACCATGGAGCCCCAGCTAACTAAAAAAGACTATTGCATAGTCTGTTTTAGAGGTCGTTTTCAGAGGTGCAGATTTCAATTATTGTGATTCCACACTGCAAAACTCTATACAAATGATAACATAGTAATTTTCCGTCTTTGCAGAAATGTAATACAAATTGACTCTTTGCCTCAAATATGCTATGATTTCTCCAATCAAATGGGAATGATGTATAtacgctgatgagccaaaacattgacCACTCACGGGTGAAccaaataacgttgatcatctccaaacaagggcacctgtcaaggtctgggtagattagatgctaagcgaacaatcagttctcatagacAACGTGATGAATGCAGGAGTAAAGACCGAagtaactttgacaagggccaaattgttatggccagatgactgggtcagagcattccTGAAAccgcttgtggggtgctcccagtcagcagtggtgagtacataCTGACGGTCTGagaagggacaaaccacaaaccgattattgtaactctttgtatgttggcatagctcagtcgtcgcttcgtcgcctgcagcttgtacaaaatgcagctgcttgcctgctgacaggaaagaagcgacgtgatcacgtaatgcctgtactggcctcccttcattggcttcctgtctgttttaggatccagtttaagattttattacttgttttcaagtcgttaaatgggctggcaccatcttatttatctgagctaatatattatcatacaccagtcagagcactcaggtcagcaaaccagatgctcttacatgttccgagatccaggcttaagaataggggtgacagagcctttgcagttgctgcccctgatctctggaacaacttaccaatacacataagatctgcttagaccctagagacttttaaatcttggttaaagacctacctcttctcactggcattcaattcaagttgagctagacaccgtgattttattgtggaaatatacttttacgcttgtgttttattgtttacattttaattcctttattttacttttacatttatttttatattcatatgtgttacttattttatattgtattttaagcttgtgcagcactttggttcaactgtggttgttttaaatgtgctatataaataaacttgacttgacttgacttgacaaaccggcgacagggtgttgggcgcccaaggctcattgatgtgcaagGGAAACGAAGGatatcccgtctggtccaaaccgacaggtctactgtggcaaaaatcacagaaaattttaatgatggttatgggaggaatgtcaCATTACACAATACATCGCACCTTACAGTgtgtggggctgcatagccacagaccgatcggagtgcccatgatgacccctgtccacccttGAATGCACCTACAAACAGGTGTTAGAACTGGACCTTGTAGCCATGGAAGAAGATCGTCTGGTCCGATgagtgagtcccattttcttttaggtcACGTGGATGGCGGTGCATGTGAGCACCGTTTACCTGGGGCAGTGATGGCactaggatgcactgtgggaagatgacaggtGGCGCCACTGTAACGCTCTGGGCAAtggtctgctgggaaacccttagtccacccattcatgtggatgtcaattagaCACGGGCCACATacttaaacatcattgcagaccaggtacaccccttcatggcaatggtatcctTGATGGCAGAGGCCTCGAAATTTCAACAGGATaatgcacacattgtttgggaatggtttgaggaacatgaagtgtTTAAGGTGTTGCCTCAATTCTCCAGAGCTTattccaattgagcatctgtgggatgtgcggaactgacaagtccgatccacaatTCCCACCACGcatcttacaggacttgaaggatctgctgctaatgttttagtgccagataccagaggacaccttgtCTTGTAGAGGCCATGCCTCGGTGGGTTGGCACTGTGTTTGGCGGCACATTGAGGAACAATGgcgtattaggcaggtggttataatgttttggctcatcagtgtatgtatattacatatacacacacttttttttttctgcaggtgTGGAGAGCTTTGTTGAAAGAAATGCCCCTTGAATCAATGCTAAGGATTTTGGGTAAAATGACAGCAGACAAAATTCTAGAATCAGGAAGCTCAGAAATGGCAACAATATGTGACAGAATCCAAAGCGAGGCACTGTTAAAGAAGGTAAGAAGTCCTATCACAtcatcttatttttttttttattaaagcaAGCAATTAAAGGGGTCAGAAACACTAAAACATGTTTATTGATGTTAATTGGTATCGGGGGTGATGTTTGAGGTAGCAGATAATAGACATTAACAAATTGCatctgttaatttttttttcaggcACTAAATCAATATTccctttttggggggtggggtgaaaAGTAGGTGAACATCATTGGAAGTGTTGTATCGTCTTACTTTATTTAGTAAAGGCTATTTATTCTGTAATGAAATTATCATTACCCGCAGTTTAGCTACATTTCTCAGAAATTGAAATTGTGACCGACCCCTATCTACTTTCCTCTTCTTGCTCACCTCAGCTGGCTGTTGCCCAATTTTTTCAACGAGCAGGGCAATTTTGAAGGATTTCACTTTTAGTTTATCTAGTTCATCTATTTTTGTATTATTTGGTAGTTTAATTTGTTGGTGTTGGAAAGGGGTGATTTCGTCCACCTCAAATTACCCTTTTGTGGCAAAGGTGCTATCACTTGCCATCTTTTCTGTAGTGGGTATATGTGCAGGTGGCaatatcctccccctccctcaccaTTGTTGTTCTCCACACCCATTTGACTTGGAATTTTTATATTTGGGTCGGCAGAGAGTAACTGAAAGCTTTTATCACCTTTTAATAGAATGAAAGTATGTTGCATCAAACCCTTAACTCAATCTGCTCGTCTTAAAATTTCAGACAAAAATCCACCCGCTCAGTATCCTATTGGCCTCTGAGAACTACAAAAAAGGCTATGGCTCTCAAGGCAAAGTAAAGTGGGAACCTGATATCAGCATCCTCAAGGCCTTGGACTCGGCATTTTACAAATGTTTTATGGTGGgccattttgatttttttccacCCCTGATTAGGCCATCAAGGGTGACTCCAGGCAAAAACATTGAACAAATACTCTCTTGTATTTTCATGGTCATGTTTTCAGAATGTGGAGCCTGTAAATAAACGGTTTGCTGTTGCAGTGGATGTCAGCTCATCTCTGTGCAGCGTTGTTCCAGGAACATCAGTCAGCACTGTTATTGTCGCTGCAGCCATTACTATGGTAAGGGCATAGTAGTGCTGTATAATGTATAATTTTTTTCCATTGTCATCACGGTATGAAAATGCACAACTTGTACAGCAAAACGCAACAGTATCAGCAATGATCACATTCAGCCTGTCACTCACTGTAAATTCCACACTCTGCATACAAAGCAGATAATCCAATCAAATGGAGCCTTTCAAACATGTGACATAAATGAAATAGACCAGAAATAAACTACACAGAAAACGCACTGAACTAAAATAAAAGCAAGTGGTTGGATGACAGTTTGAATACAAAGGAGGTGTTGGTTGCAAAAATGGCAGTGTATCTGTTGTAAGGAGATACTTTGGCTAAAAAAAGATATTGGCACCCTTCATCAGCCTCACTGTGCACTTCATCGTCAACTTAAAATCAACTTGTTTATAGATCTGCCTACTTCCCTGGGGAACAGCAAGCGAAAAAAAAACATAGCACTGCGTCAGACTGGAGTTTGTATTGCAATCCAGTACTGTCACAGCCACTGAACTCTGACTGGTCAGTAATAATATCATTTGATTTtactacatttttatttttcatgaTCTTTTGCAGTATACCTTTTATGATATTAACGTACTAAATTCTCAGTCTGTTATCTactgacaggcatgggcgcaagtccctGAGTCCTGGGATGGCATCCCGCACTTTACCTGTGTCCCCGTCCATAGAGTTACTGGTTGTCAGGAAGGGTagctgatgtaaaattttgccaaatcagtatacagattgacaagaccgtaccggattggtcaaggcttcataccagattggtcaaggcccaggttaacaacgatcGCCACAGGgtacctcacagggtaccaattgaaactgtaaaatccgctatggtgacccctgagaaacggggaacaagccgaaagaagatttTCAACATATTATATGTGCTGAAACTTGCAATGGGAGCAATAAATATTTGGTTCCTGGCACAAACTTTGCCATTCCCCTCATATCACATATCATCACTATGTAGCACACTAATCACAAATCTCATATTTTGTCCATATCGTGTAGCATTACATTAGAGAATATTAATAGTTTTAACGGTCGGAAAATTGTCTCATCTCTGGATGAAGCCGGGGGTCAAGGAATGGGTTTGTTAACACATACTGTGGATTCCTGTGACATTCCTTCCACAGCACCATAATCTAGAGTCCACATGCCCTCTGGCAATTATTGGCTGTCCTCTGATGTGCCTTGTGAAATAGAATTGAGAACTGTTTGCTTTTGGAAAAATCTTTTAtttaatagtttgttttttttttaaaaaatgaccATTTGCTTTTTGGAAACGGTTCTACTGTGTTTAATACAGGTTTGTGTGTGACACAGGTTATATCAAGGACAGAAATGGACACACAGGTCCTGATCTACTCTGAAGGAGCTGTGTTCCCGTGCACCATCACTGCTGACATGTCCCTTGTTGATGTGACAACTGAACTAGTTAAGGTGAGGGCACATTACAGCATCATATGAAATGGGTGATCGCTACTGTCACTGTATTGCATAAAAATCACCGTTTACCATCCATCTCATGTCGGTTTTGGAGAACACAGCAAATTTTAGCTGATGTATTGAATGTAGCAGTTTCCCTATCTGTTCTGTTCCAAATGACTTTACTTAAAATTTCTGTTCTTCAGCTATGTTACTATGATGTCAACCATTTCTTCTAGATCCCTAGTGGGAGCACAGACTGCACCATCCCCATTACTTGGGCAACAGAGAACAGGAAGGCTGTGGACATGTTCGTTGTATTGACCAACAACCCGTTGTGGACCTTCAGTGCCAGCCCTGTAGAGACTCTGAGGAAGCACCGACAAGTGCGTTGGTTCACCCATGTGTCCTTGGTCAAAAGGATTTAAAAATTACATTATCCCCCATATTGTCCTCTCAGCTATAGATTGTTTCAGAGAATAGGATTACACTTGGTTCTCATTAAATGAATTAGTTGTTCAGGTTGCACGTATAGAGAACCATGTTTAATTGctggactttaaaaaaaaaagattgatccTCTTTACTTGCTAGTTTATAATTCCTGCAGAAATATGAATGCTGATGATGGCAAATGCAATATGACTGTAGCCTTTAATGTTTAGGGTACGGTTGATGTCTACTGTTAAGGTGACATTTAGGGCTGTTGCGTAAAGCATTCCATTCAAAACAACACATTTATCATTGTAGTGCAAAACAAATGGTACTTATAAACAAATAGTTGCATTTATTACCTGGCAAACTGCATGAGGATAGCTTTTAAAATTGAATATCAAAGGTGAGTCAAGGTTCTGGGAAAAACTGCATTTATTTGTTAATCCAGATAGTTGTTCAAGATAGTTGTTCAAGTCGGCAACTCCCTCCCTTCATTTTCACAGGATAAATCGTGCAACTAGCAGTGTAAAATTGATCTAAACAAAAGCCTGACTTAATGAATAGAGCACAAAT is a genomic window of Lampris incognitus isolate fLamInc1 chromosome 14, fLamInc1.hap2, whole genome shotgun sequence containing:
- the ro60 gene encoding 60 kDa SS-A/Ro ribonucleoprotein isoform X1 is translated as MEPSGSIMTASPSGSHNFNSAGSGCPLELSDKVKLCRFLCFCSEGDIYTAREEHRLGMESSEALLTLLQEGRGCEVVEEIKRFAQDERAVRLNACLFALAVCSQHSELKTRQAAFKALKEVCRIPIHLFSFIQYKKELKEGMKCGIWGRALRKAVSNWYNEQDAMSLAVAVTKCKQREGWSHKDLLRLSHARPAYETIALISKYVTKGWKEVQVAYADKENSEEIINLLSYLEVVEKVKHPCDETEVIHLIEEHRLEREQLLTDHLKSKQVWRALLKEMPLESMLRILGKMTADKILESGSSEMATICDRIQSEALLKKNVEPVNKRFAVAVDVSSSLCSVVPGTSVSTVIVAAAITMVISRTEMDTQVLIYSEGAVFPCTITADMSLVDVTTELVKIPSGSTDCTIPITWATENRKAVDMFVVLTNNPLWTFSASPVETLRKHRQQSGIFSKLVMCGLTSIGHAIADTEDRGLLNICGFDLGAVNIIRNLAQDLI
- the ro60 gene encoding 60 kDa SS-A/Ro ribonucleoprotein isoform X2, with the protein product MESSEALLTLLQEGRGCEVVEEIKRFAQDERAVRLNACLFALAVCSQHSELKTRQAAFKALKEVCRIPIHLFSFIQYKKELKEGMKCGIWGRALRKAVSNWYNEQDAMSLAVAVTKCKQREGWSHKDLLRLSHARPAYETIALISKYVTKGWKEVQVAYADKENSEEIINLLSYLEVVEKVKHPCDETEVIHLIEEHRLEREQLLTDHLKSKQVWRALLKEMPLESMLRILGKMTADKILESGSSEMATICDRIQSEALLKKTKIHPLSILLASENYKKGYGSQGKVKWEPDISILKALDSAFYKCFMNVEPVNKRFAVAVDVSSSLCSVVPGTSVSTVIVAAAITMVISRTEMDTQVLIYSEGAVFPCTITADMSLVDVTTELVKIPSGSTDCTIPITWATENRKAVDMFVVLTNNPLWTFSASPVETLRKHRQQSGIFSKLVMCGLTSIGHAIADTEDRGLLNICGFDLGAVNIIRNLAQDLI